The following coding sequences lie in one Haladaptatus sp. DJG-WS-42 genomic window:
- a CDS encoding SDR family NAD(P)-dependent oxidoreductase encodes MGADYELSPPELTADRILTLTDPRFTDKSVAIVTGAASGIGRATAVALAKNGLTVVATDMDEAGLAETVDIAGEVRASGTIETADVNLTDDAAVEALVETAAELGQLRYVANIAGLQHIDPIETFPMETYDLMQNVMVRAPFLLTKCALPHIREADDGVGAIANMASVHGHVATKDKPVYIMTKFALRGLTQAIAAEGEGTIRSFSVSTAYVKTPLVTKQVPDSARERGISEREVVEDVMLGHSRVKEMMEPVDVANLFAFGFSQYGQHLDGGDLRWDGGMTLTYE; translated from the coding sequence ATGGGAGCCGACTACGAGCTTTCGCCGCCCGAACTGACCGCAGACCGGATTCTCACCCTCACAGACCCCCGATTCACCGACAAATCGGTGGCCATCGTTACCGGCGCGGCCTCCGGCATCGGCCGAGCCACCGCCGTCGCCCTCGCCAAAAACGGCCTCACCGTCGTCGCCACCGACATGGACGAAGCGGGCCTCGCAGAGACGGTCGACATCGCGGGCGAAGTTAGGGCATCCGGAACTATCGAAACCGCCGACGTGAACCTCACCGACGACGCGGCCGTCGAAGCGCTCGTGGAGACGGCCGCCGAGTTGGGCCAACTGCGCTACGTGGCGAACATCGCCGGACTCCAGCACATCGACCCCATCGAGACGTTCCCGATGGAGACCTACGACCTGATGCAGAACGTGATGGTTCGCGCGCCATTTTTGCTCACGAAATGCGCCCTCCCACACATCCGCGAGGCCGACGACGGCGTCGGCGCAATTGCGAATATGGCCTCGGTACACGGCCACGTCGCCACGAAAGACAAGCCTGTCTACATCATGACGAAGTTCGCCCTCCGTGGGCTGACTCAAGCGATTGCCGCAGAGGGCGAGGGGACAATTCGGAGCTTCAGCGTCTCGACGGCCTACGTCAAAACACCGCTCGTCACGAAGCAAGTTCCTGACTCCGCCCGCGAGCGGGGAATCAGCGAGCGCGAGGTGGTCGAAGACGTGATGCTCGGCCACAGTCGCGTAAAGGAGATGATGGAGCCGGTTGACGTGGCGAACCTCTTTGCCTTCGGCTTCTCGCAGTATGGCCAGCACCTCGATGGAGGCGACCTGCGCTGGGACGGCGGCATGACCCTCACCTATGAGTAA
- a CDS encoding Rid family detoxifying hydrolase, whose translation MKEIIHTDEAPEAVGAYSQATTNGSLVFTAGQIPLTPDGELLDDEPIDVQARQCLDNLTAVLAEAGAEMSDVLKVSVFLDDIDDFAEMNDTYATYFDDEPPARSAVEVGNLPKGVGVEIEAIASVE comes from the coding sequence ATGAAGGAAATCATCCACACCGACGAGGCTCCAGAAGCCGTCGGGGCGTACAGCCAAGCAACCACCAACGGTTCGCTCGTCTTCACGGCCGGGCAGATCCCCCTCACGCCGGACGGTGAACTGCTGGATGACGAACCCATCGACGTCCAAGCGCGTCAGTGCCTCGACAATCTGACCGCCGTCCTCGCGGAAGCAGGCGCGGAGATGAGCGACGTGCTCAAAGTCTCCGTCTTCCTCGATGACATCGACGACTTCGCCGAGATGAACGACACCTACGCGACCTACTTCGATGACGAACCACCGGCCCGGAGCGCCGTCGAAGTCGGCAACCTGCCAAAGGGCGTCGGCGTCGAAATCGAAGCCATCGCCTCCGTGGAGTAA
- a CDS encoding DUF5518 domain-containing protein, translating into MAEQNIWVNALIGAVVAVLFSWIPFSPVLGGAIAGYLQKDEGLKVGALSGVISAIPIMGIAFLFFGIVSFFTISAGEPGGGLAVGLIVWVILFFVLLYTVVLSAVGGILGVYIAKEA; encoded by the coding sequence ATGGCAGAGCAGAATATCTGGGTCAATGCGCTCATCGGCGCGGTCGTGGCGGTTCTTTTCTCGTGGATTCCCTTCTCGCCGGTGCTTGGCGGTGCCATCGCGGGGTATCTTCAGAAAGACGAGGGACTGAAAGTTGGGGCACTCTCGGGCGTGATTTCGGCGATTCCCATCATGGGCATTGCCTTCCTCTTTTTCGGCATCGTCTCGTTTTTCACCATCAGCGCTGGCGAGCCGGGGGGCGGGCTTGCGGTTGGCCTCATCGTCTGGGTCATCCTCTTTTTCGTGCTCCTCTACACCGTTGTGCTGAGCGCGGTCGGCGGCATCCTTGGCGTCTACATCGCAAAAGAAGCGTAA
- the thsB gene encoding thermosome subunit beta: MQGQPMIILGEDSQRMKDRDAQAHNIRAARAVADAVRSTLGPKGMDKMLVDSMGDVTITNDGVTILKEMDINNPTAEMIIEVAETQEDEAGDGTTTAVAVTGELLKNAEDLLEQDIHPTAIIKGFHLASQQARKEIDDIAERIDTDDEQLLRKVAETSMTGKGAELNKDVLSQIIVDAVRQVTVVNDDGENVVDLDFINIETQTGRAAGESELLVGGAIDKDPVHDSMPKEVADANVLLLKEAIEIEEANVDTEVSITDPSQLQQFIDNEEAQLKKKVEQIKAVGANVVFCQKGIDDLAQHYLAKEGILAVRRTKKSDIEFLKEVLGGSIVSDLDSVEEADLGHGSIRRDEEDELFYVEGEGEAHGVTLLLRGSTKHVVDELERGITDALDVVAQTVSDGRVLAGGGAIEVELASRLRNYADSVSGREQLAVEAFADSLELVPRVLAENAGLDSIDTLVDLRAAHEAGEKRAGLNVFTSEIEDTFEAGIVEPAHAKEQAISSATEAANLVLKIDDIIAAGDLSTNKGGDEEMPPGGGMGGGMGGMGGMGGMM; the protein is encoded by the coding sequence ATGCAGGGTCAGCCGATGATCATTCTCGGCGAAGATTCCCAGCGCATGAAAGACCGCGACGCACAGGCACACAACATCCGCGCAGCCCGCGCAGTTGCTGACGCAGTACGCTCCACACTCGGCCCGAAAGGGATGGACAAGATGCTCGTCGACTCGATGGGCGACGTCACCATCACGAACGACGGCGTGACCATCCTCAAAGAGATGGACATCAACAACCCGACGGCCGAGATGATTATCGAGGTCGCAGAAACGCAGGAAGACGAGGCAGGAGACGGCACGACCACCGCCGTCGCCGTCACGGGTGAACTCCTCAAGAACGCAGAAGATCTCTTAGAGCAGGACATCCACCCAACGGCCATCATCAAGGGCTTCCACCTCGCAAGCCAGCAGGCGCGCAAGGAAATCGACGACATCGCAGAGCGCATCGACACCGACGACGAACAGCTCCTCCGGAAGGTCGCAGAGACCTCCATGACCGGCAAGGGCGCAGAGCTCAACAAGGACGTCCTCAGCCAGATCATCGTCGATGCCGTCCGTCAGGTCACGGTCGTAAACGACGACGGCGAGAACGTCGTTGACCTCGACTTCATCAACATCGAAACGCAGACCGGCCGTGCCGCAGGCGAGTCCGAACTCCTCGTCGGTGGCGCAATCGACAAAGACCCCGTCCACGACTCGATGCCGAAAGAAGTCGCTGACGCGAACGTCCTCCTCCTCAAGGAAGCCATCGAAATCGAGGAAGCCAACGTCGATACCGAGGTCTCCATCACGGACCCATCCCAGCTCCAGCAGTTCATCGACAACGAAGAAGCCCAGCTGAAAAAGAAGGTCGAGCAGATCAAAGCCGTCGGCGCAAACGTCGTCTTCTGCCAGAAGGGCATCGACGACCTCGCTCAGCACTACCTCGCAAAGGAAGGCATCCTCGCGGTGCGCCGGACGAAGAAGTCCGACATCGAGTTCCTCAAGGAAGTGCTCGGCGGCTCCATCGTCTCCGACTTAGACAGCGTCGAGGAAGCAGACCTCGGCCACGGTTCCATCCGCCGTGACGAAGAAGACGAACTGTTCTACGTCGAAGGCGAGGGCGAGGCCCACGGCGTCACCCTCCTCCTTCGCGGTTCCACGAAGCACGTCGTTGACGAACTCGAACGTGGCATCACCGACGCGCTCGACGTCGTCGCACAGACCGTCTCCGACGGTCGCGTCCTCGCCGGCGGTGGCGCAATCGAAGTCGAACTCGCAAGCCGTCTGCGCAACTACGCTGACTCCGTCAGCGGCCGCGAGCAGCTCGCCGTCGAAGCGTTCGCAGACTCCCTCGAACTCGTGCCACGCGTCCTCGCAGAGAACGCTGGCCTTGACTCCATCGACACGCTCGTCGATCTTCGTGCAGCCCACGAAGCCGGCGAGAAACGCGCTGGCCTGAACGTCTTCACCAGCGAAATCGAAGACACCTTCGAGGCAGGCATTGTCGAGCCAGCCCACGCGAAAGAGCAGGCAATCTCCAGTGCCACCGAAGCCGCGAACCTCGTCCTCAAAATTGACGACATCATCGCCGCTGGTGACCTCTCCACCAACAAGGGCGGCGACGAGGAAATGCCACCTGGCGGCGGCATGGGTGGCGGCATGGGCGGTATGGGCGGCATGGGCGGCATGATGTAA
- a CDS encoding ornithine cyclodeaminase family protein — METLLLNREAVDENTQMPELIQAIEDAFAAYERGDAQMPAKSYIDLPEYNGDFRSMPAYIDAGDWDAAGIKWVNVHPDNRDKFGLPTVMGTMVYSDPETAFPLAIMDGTELTMKRTGAAAAVATDHLAIEDATSMGLVGAGVQSYTQLEAISQIRDIETVVISDLDEEAVAAFIDAFSDRFDVRAGSIEDAAQCDILSTVTPVESPIVSREAVGEHTHINAMGADAAGKHELADEILLDAKLVIDDYDQTTHSGEINVPFHEGVLTDEDIYGQIGEIVVGKIEGRTDADGLTVFDSTGLAIQDVAAAHVVYEHADENDNGYPFDLIGTALH; from the coding sequence ATGGAAACGTTACTCCTCAATCGGGAGGCCGTAGACGAGAACACGCAGATGCCTGAACTCATTCAGGCAATCGAGGACGCCTTCGCCGCCTACGAACGCGGCGACGCCCAGATGCCCGCGAAATCCTACATCGACCTACCGGAGTACAACGGTGACTTCCGCTCGATGCCAGCCTATATCGACGCGGGCGACTGGGACGCGGCAGGTATCAAGTGGGTGAACGTCCACCCCGACAACCGCGACAAGTTCGGCCTCCCAACCGTGATGGGGACGATGGTCTATTCCGACCCTGAAACCGCCTTCCCGCTCGCCATCATGGACGGGACGGAACTCACGATGAAGCGCACGGGCGCGGCCGCCGCCGTCGCCACCGACCACCTCGCCATCGAAGACGCCACCTCCATGGGTCTCGTCGGCGCGGGCGTCCAGTCGTACACGCAACTCGAAGCCATCAGCCAGATTCGCGACATCGAAACCGTCGTCATCTCCGACCTTGACGAAGAGGCCGTCGCCGCCTTCATCGACGCCTTCTCAGACCGTTTCGACGTGCGCGCAGGCTCCATCGAGGATGCCGCCCAGTGTGACATTCTCTCGACGGTCACCCCCGTCGAATCCCCAATTGTCTCGCGCGAAGCCGTTGGCGAGCACACCCACATCAACGCGATGGGCGCGGACGCAGCAGGCAAACACGAACTCGCAGACGAGATTCTGCTCGACGCAAAACTCGTCATCGACGACTACGACCAGACGACCCACTCGGGCGAAATCAACGTCCCATTCCACGAGGGCGTCCTCACTGACGAGGACATCTACGGCCAGATTGGCGAAATCGTCGTCGGCAAAATCGAGGGCCGCACCGACGCAGACGGCCTCACCGTCTTCGACTCGACCGGGCTTGCGATTCAGGACGTCGCCGCCGCCCACGTCGTCTACGAACACGCAGACGAAAACGACAACGGCTACCCGTTCGACCTCATCGGCACGGCACTCCACTAA
- the leuS gene encoding leucine--tRNA ligase: MDYDPRAVEGKWREQWAEEGLYEATPDDREEATFITVAYPYPSGGMHIGHARTYTVPDVYARYRRQQGDNVLFPLGWHVTGTPIIGAVERLKKGEEKQLSVLRDTYNVPEETLQDLETPMGFARYFIEEHYKKNMKALGLSIDWRREFTTNDERYSKFITWQYETLRERGLLEKGLHPVKFCTNEQNPVTTHDLLEGETAEFQEYTLVKFRSGDIVLPMATLRPETVHGVTNAYVQPDGAYRRTLVDGEEWIVSVEAVEKLRLQERDVEVTEELTGEDLIGTFVTNPVTDEDVLILPADFVDTDNATGVVMSVPAHSPDDWVALEEAKADTARMESFGIDPADVKAIEPRAILTVEGYGEFPAKDAVEEHGITSSDDPALEEATKDVYNREFHAGKLSDMYGEYAGEIVEHVRDDLKAHYQSQGAFDAMYEFSEEVICRCGGVVEVAKQDTWFLRYNDEDWKQKTKEAIADLDAIPENTREQYLHTVDWLNEWPCIRNYGLGTRLPWDTDFVIEPLSDSTIYMAYYTIAHRIQDVPPEELTREFFDTLLLDEGDDEKALDLREEWDYWYPVDYRCSGNDLISNHLTFYLFHHAELFEQPKQPQGITIMGMGLLEGDKMSSSKGHVVLPAEAIEAYGADTVRLFLLNSAEPWQDYDWRAEQVESTRNQLDRFWMRAQEIIADDAGEKELKHVDRWLLAKLQDTVETTTEALDRFETRTASQAAFYSFEEQLRWYRRRADLERPGAKWTLRKVLETRLRLLAPIVPFLTNELHEQLTGTSVEKSAWPAVEAEFVRTETEVREQLVSRLTDDIQDIVNVTDSNPETIRIYTAADWKYTVFDEVVETGTNIGQVMGKVMQHESLREKGNQVNDLVQTLVDVVRGRDDDVLAAMSELDEFEVYEDAARFFGAEFDADIELYREGEDAYDPADKARHAEPFRPAIHLE; this comes from the coding sequence ATGGATTACGACCCCCGCGCAGTCGAGGGGAAGTGGCGCGAGCAGTGGGCCGAGGAGGGCCTGTACGAAGCCACCCCCGACGACCGAGAGGAGGCGACGTTCATCACGGTTGCGTATCCGTATCCGAGCGGCGGGATGCACATCGGGCACGCCCGGACGTACACTGTCCCAGACGTGTACGCCCGGTATCGCCGCCAACAGGGCGACAACGTGCTGTTCCCACTCGGATGGCACGTCACGGGCACGCCGATTATCGGTGCCGTCGAGCGCTTGAAAAAGGGCGAGGAGAAACAACTCTCCGTCCTGCGAGACACCTACAACGTCCCCGAGGAGACGTTACAGGACTTGGAGACGCCGATGGGCTTTGCGCGCTACTTCATCGAAGAACACTACAAGAAGAACATGAAGGCGCTTGGCCTCTCTATCGACTGGCGTCGTGAGTTCACGACGAACGACGAGCGCTACTCGAAGTTCATCACGTGGCAGTACGAGACCCTCCGCGAGCGCGGCTTGCTCGAAAAGGGCCTGCACCCGGTCAAATTCTGTACGAACGAACAGAACCCGGTGACGACCCACGACCTGCTCGAGGGCGAAACCGCCGAGTTCCAAGAGTATACGCTGGTCAAGTTCCGCAGCGGCGACATCGTGTTGCCGATGGCGACGCTGCGCCCGGAGACGGTTCACGGCGTCACGAACGCCTACGTCCAGCCGGACGGCGCGTACCGCCGGACACTGGTGGACGGCGAGGAGTGGATTGTCTCTGTCGAAGCCGTCGAAAAGCTACGCCTCCAAGAGCGCGACGTCGAAGTCACCGAGGAACTGACGGGCGAAGACCTGATTGGCACGTTCGTCACGAACCCCGTGACCGACGAAGACGTGCTTATCCTGCCTGCAGACTTTGTGGACACGGACAACGCGACGGGCGTCGTGATGTCCGTTCCGGCCCACAGCCCAGACGACTGGGTGGCGCTCGAAGAGGCGAAAGCCGACACTGCGCGAATGGAGTCGTTCGGCATCGACCCCGCCGACGTCAAGGCCATTGAGCCACGCGCTATTCTGACCGTTGAGGGCTACGGTGAGTTCCCCGCCAAAGACGCCGTCGAAGAACACGGTATCACGTCCTCAGACGACCCCGCACTGGAAGAAGCGACCAAAGACGTGTACAACCGCGAGTTCCACGCCGGAAAACTCTCCGACATGTACGGCGAGTACGCCGGCGAAATCGTCGAACACGTCCGCGACGACCTGAAGGCACACTACCAGAGTCAGGGTGCCTTCGACGCGATGTACGAGTTCTCAGAGGAGGTTATCTGCCGGTGTGGCGGCGTGGTCGAAGTCGCCAAACAGGACACGTGGTTCCTGCGGTACAACGACGAAGACTGGAAACAGAAGACGAAGGAAGCCATCGCGGACTTGGACGCGATTCCAGAGAACACCCGCGAGCAGTACCTGCACACGGTTGACTGGCTGAACGAGTGGCCGTGCATCCGCAACTACGGGCTAGGGACGCGCCTGCCGTGGGACACGGATTTCGTCATCGAGCCGTTGTCCGATTCGACCATCTACATGGCGTACTACACCATCGCCCACCGCATCCAGGATGTGCCCCCGGAGGAACTCACCCGCGAGTTCTTCGACACGCTGTTGCTCGATGAGGGTGACGACGAGAAAGCCCTCGACCTGCGCGAGGAGTGGGACTACTGGTATCCCGTCGATTACCGGTGTTCGGGCAACGACCTGATTTCGAACCACCTGACGTTCTACTTGTTCCACCACGCAGAGCTGTTCGAGCAGCCAAAACAGCCACAGGGCATCACCATCATGGGGATGGGGCTGCTCGAAGGCGACAAGATGTCCTCCTCGAAGGGCCACGTCGTGTTGCCCGCAGAGGCCATCGAAGCGTACGGCGCGGACACCGTCCGGCTGTTCTTGCTCAACTCCGCCGAACCGTGGCAGGACTACGACTGGCGCGCAGAGCAGGTCGAGTCCACGCGCAACCAGCTAGACCGGTTCTGGATGCGCGCGCAGGAGATTATCGCGGACGACGCAGGCGAGAAAGAGCTGAAGCACGTAGACCGCTGGCTGCTCGCGAAGTTGCAGGACACCGTCGAGACGACGACCGAGGCGCTCGACCGCTTCGAGACGCGAACCGCGAGTCAGGCCGCCTTCTACAGCTTCGAGGAGCAACTGCGCTGGTATCGCCGCCGCGCGGACTTGGAGCGACCCGGTGCGAAGTGGACGCTGCGCAAGGTGCTCGAAACCCGCCTGCGCCTGCTCGCGCCAATCGTCCCATTCCTCACGAACGAACTGCACGAGCAGCTCACTGGAACGTCGGTCGAGAAGTCGGCGTGGCCAGCGGTCGAAGCCGAGTTCGTCCGCACGGAGACCGAAGTGCGCGAGCAGTTGGTGTCGCGGCTGACCGACGACATCCAAGACATCGTCAACGTCACCGACTCGAACCCGGAGACGATTCGCATCTACACCGCCGCCGACTGGAAGTACACTGTCTTCGACGAGGTTGTCGAGACGGGGACGAACATCGGCCAAGTGATGGGCAAGGTCATGCAACACGAATCCCTGCGCGAGAAAGGCAATCAGGTGAACGACCTGGTGCAAACGCTCGTAGACGTGGTTCGTGGACGCGACGACGACGTGCTCGCCGCGATGAGCGAGTTAGACGAGTTTGAGGTGTACGAAGACGCCGCACGCTTCTTTGGCGCGGAGTTCGACGCAGACATTGAACTCTACCGCGAAGGCGAAGACGCCTACGACCCCGCGGACAAAGCCCGCCACGCAGAGCCGTTCCGACCGGCGATTCACCTCGAATAA
- a CDS encoding Hsp20/alpha crystallin family protein produces the protein MAMRKYNPFDELEEMFERMGRQFEDMPGRGMMGMAQIMVDVEERDEDFVLHADLPGFTREDIHLSVLGDRVSIKAEHEESMEEEDATYVKKERKHRTVRRSLHLPEDVNGDEAKASYKNGVLSVTLPKVAGATKGKQIDID, from the coding sequence ATGGCAATGCGAAAGTACAACCCGTTTGACGAGCTCGAAGAGATGTTCGAACGCATGGGCCGCCAGTTCGAGGATATGCCCGGACGCGGCATGATGGGCATGGCACAGATTATGGTGGACGTAGAGGAACGCGACGAGGACTTCGTCCTCCACGCAGACCTCCCCGGCTTCACCCGCGAAGACATCCATCTCTCGGTGCTCGGCGACCGCGTGTCAATCAAAGCCGAACACGAGGAGTCGATGGAGGAAGAAGACGCGACCTACGTCAAAAAAGAGCGCAAACACCGCACGGTTCGTCGCTCGCTGCACCTCCCCGAAGACGTGAACGGCGACGAAGCGAAGGCGTCGTACAAAAACGGCGTCCTCTCGGTGACGCTGCCGAAAGTCGCTGGCGCGACGAAAGGCAAGCAGATCGACATCGACTAG
- the lpdA gene encoding dihydrolipoyl dehydrogenase — MVVGDIATGTDVLVIGAGPGGYVAAIRAGQLGLDVTMVEKNAYGGTCLNYGCIPSKALISATDVAHNAANAEDMGIHADPVVDMQGMVAWKDGVVNQLTGGVEKLMKANGVNLMQGTAEFAGENTVRVAHGGEGQGSESIEFDSCIIATGSRPFEIPGFEFDGEHVLSSREALALDEIPEKLVVVGAGYIGMELSTVFAKLGTDVTIVEMLDDALPGYESDVARVVKKKAEALGIEFHFGEAAKEWRKEADGMTVVTENEDGETSEFNADKTLVAVGRQPVSDTLNLEAVGLEPDEKGFLQTDDQCRTDVGHIYAIGDVAGEPMLAHKASKEGHVAAEVIAGEPSALDYQAIPAAVFTDPEIGTVGMTQAEAEEAGFEPVVGKFPFMASGRALSTGHSDGFVRVVADEESGFILGGQIVGAEASELVAELALAIEMGATLEDLTATIHTHPTLAEAVMEAAANAKGEAIHTLNR, encoded by the coding sequence ATGGTCGTTGGAGACATCGCAACTGGGACGGACGTATTGGTTATCGGTGCGGGGCCGGGCGGCTACGTGGCCGCCATCCGCGCCGGGCAACTCGGCCTCGACGTGACGATGGTCGAGAAAAACGCCTACGGGGGAACCTGCCTGAACTACGGCTGCATTCCTTCGAAGGCGCTCATCTCCGCCACTGACGTGGCGCATAACGCCGCGAACGCAGAGGACATGGGCATCCACGCAGACCCCGTCGTCGACATGCAGGGCATGGTCGCGTGGAAAGACGGCGTCGTGAATCAACTCACCGGCGGCGTCGAGAAGCTGATGAAAGCAAACGGCGTGAACCTCATGCAGGGCACGGCCGAATTCGCTGGCGAGAACACCGTCCGCGTCGCCCACGGCGGCGAGGGACAGGGCTCTGAGTCCATCGAATTCGACTCCTGTATCATCGCAACCGGCTCGCGCCCATTCGAAATTCCCGGCTTCGAGTTCGACGGCGAACACGTGCTGAGTTCGCGCGAGGCCCTCGCGCTTGACGAGATTCCGGAGAAACTCGTCGTCGTCGGTGCGGGCTACATCGGGATGGAACTCTCGACGGTGTTCGCCAAACTCGGCACCGACGTTACCATCGTTGAGATGTTAGACGACGCGCTGCCCGGCTACGAATCGGACGTTGCCCGCGTGGTCAAGAAAAAGGCCGAAGCACTCGGCATCGAGTTCCACTTCGGCGAGGCCGCAAAGGAGTGGCGCAAAGAGGCGGACGGCATGACCGTCGTCACCGAGAACGAAGACGGTGAAACCTCCGAGTTCAACGCCGACAAGACGCTCGTCGCCGTGGGCCGCCAACCCGTCTCGGACACGCTCAACTTAGAAGCCGTTGGCCTCGAACCCGACGAGAAGGGCTTCCTCCAGACCGACGACCAGTGTCGCACCGACGTAGGTCACATCTACGCCATCGGCGACGTTGCGGGTGAGCCGATGCTCGCCCACAAAGCCTCGAAAGAAGGCCACGTCGCCGCCGAAGTCATCGCTGGCGAACCGTCGGCGCTCGACTACCAGGCCATCCCCGCCGCCGTGTTCACCGACCCCGAAATCGGGACGGTTGGCATGACCCAAGCCGAGGCCGAAGAAGCCGGCTTCGAACCAGTCGTCGGCAAGTTCCCGTTCATGGCGAGCGGACGCGCGCTCTCGACGGGCCACAGTGATGGGTTCGTCCGCGTCGTCGCAGACGAAGAGTCTGGCTTCATCCTCGGCGGCCAGATTGTCGGGGCGGAAGCCTCCGAACTCGTTGCCGAACTCGCGCTCGCGATCGAGATGGGCGCGACCCTAGAGGACCTGACCGCGACGATTCACACCCACCCGACGCTTGCAGAAGCCGTGATGGAAGCCGCCGCCAACGCGAAAGGCGAGGCCATCCACACGCTGAACCGGTAG
- a CDS encoding dihydrolipoamide acetyltransferase family protein — protein sequence MVFEFKLPDVGEGLTEAEIVSWLVSEGDTVTEDMPVAEAETDKAVVEIPSPVNGTVREILADAGEMVPVGNVIITFNVEGEDEPPIEAETETEPEKPAEAEKAASNGESSAKGGRVFAAPSARRLARELGVDITTVVGSGPSGRVTDQDVRAAAEGGKDGAQAAAEPTTEPEAEPASDTTESSGAQAAVSMQKPADREKTLAAPATRSLAEELGVDLNAVPEVEKREGQSFVTPEAVREYAAAQTEAKQADVASLAATSKEDERVPYRGIRRTIGKQMERSKYTAPHVTHHDEIDVTDLVAMRSDLKEEAENRGVKLSYMPFVMKAIVAGLKEFPYMNSMLDEEAEEIVLKKDYNIGVAVATDAGLMVPVVKGVDQKGMLQVSQEMNDLVGKARDRSIARSDMQGGTFTITNFGAIGGEYATPIINFPEVAILGLGAIKEKPRVVDGDIVPRHIMTISLSIDHRIIDGAIAAQFANTVKNYLENPALLLLE from the coding sequence ATGGTATTCGAATTCAAGCTCCCCGACGTTGGGGAAGGACTCACTGAGGCAGAGATCGTCAGCTGGCTCGTCTCCGAGGGCGACACCGTCACCGAAGACATGCCGGTCGCCGAAGCAGAGACAGACAAGGCCGTTGTCGAGATTCCCTCGCCCGTAAACGGGACCGTCAGAGAGATTCTCGCAGACGCAGGCGAGATGGTTCCCGTTGGCAACGTCATCATCACGTTCAATGTTGAGGGTGAAGACGAACCGCCAATCGAAGCGGAGACAGAGACGGAACCAGAGAAACCGGCCGAAGCCGAAAAAGCTGCCTCGAACGGCGAATCATCGGCCAAAGGCGGCCGCGTGTTCGCCGCCCCGAGCGCCCGTCGACTCGCCCGCGAACTCGGCGTCGACATCACGACGGTCGTCGGCTCAGGACCGAGCGGTCGTGTGACCGACCAAGACGTTCGCGCCGCCGCGGAAGGTGGCAAAGACGGTGCCCAGGCTGCCGCCGAACCGACAACAGAGCCGGAAGCCGAGCCAGCATCCGACACGACCGAGTCGAGTGGCGCACAGGCCGCCGTCTCGATGCAGAAACCAGCAGACCGCGAGAAGACGCTCGCCGCACCCGCGACGCGCTCGCTCGCAGAAGAACTCGGCGTCGACCTGAACGCCGTGCCGGAGGTCGAAAAACGCGAAGGCCAGTCGTTCGTGACGCCCGAGGCCGTCCGCGAGTACGCAGCGGCCCAGACAGAAGCCAAGCAGGCAGACGTTGCGAGCCTCGCAGCGACCTCGAAAGAGGACGAACGCGTGCCGTACCGCGGTATCCGTCGGACCATTGGCAAGCAGATGGAGCGTTCAAAGTACACCGCTCCACACGTGACCCATCACGACGAAATCGACGTGACCGACCTTGTGGCGATGCGGTCTGACCTCAAGGAAGAGGCAGAAAATCGCGGTGTCAAGCTCTCGTACATGCCGTTCGTCATGAAGGCCATCGTGGCCGGGCTGAAGGAGTTCCCGTACATGAACTCCATGCTCGACGAGGAGGCAGAGGAAATCGTCCTCAAGAAGGACTACAACATCGGCGTGGCCGTGGCGACGGACGCAGGCCTGATGGTTCCCGTCGTGAAAGGCGTAGACCAGAAGGGCATGCTGCAGGTGTCCCAAGAGATGAACGACCTCGTCGGGAAGGCGCGCGACCGCTCGATTGCCCGCAGCGACATGCAGGGTGGAACGTTCACCATCACGAACTTCGGCGCAATCGGCGGCGAGTACGCGACGCCAATCATCAACTTCCCCGAAGTCGCCATCCTCGGACTCGGCGCAATCAAGGAGAAACCCCGTGTCGTGGACGGCGACATCGTGCCGCGCCACATCATGACGATTTCGCTCTCGATTGACCATCGCATCATCGACGGCGCAATCGCGGCACAGTTTGCCAACACGGTCAAGAACTATCTGGAAAACCCCGCACTACTACTACTTGAATAA